AGCTTCGGGTCCTTCTGCACTGCCTGCTGCAACAGCCCCACGGCTTCGCGGCTCCGGCCATTCTTGGTCAGCACCAGCCCCTGTTCCACCAGGAGCCGGGCCGTGGGGACCTTGCCCTCCAGGGAGGTGAAGACCTTCAGGGCGTCCTCGGGCTTGCCCATCCGGCTGAGCAGCCGGCCGTAGCGCATGCCGATGAGGGGATCGCCTGGAGTGTGGCTGTACGCTCGGGACAGGGCCTCCGTTGCTCCCCCGACGTCGCCCTTCGCCTCGCTCAGGTCCGCCCGGAGCAGCTCCGGCCGTGGGTCCGCCGGCGCGAGCTTCCGCGCCTTTTCGAGCGACTGGTCCACGCAGCGCGACATCCGCTCCCTGTCGCAGATGCGCGCGAGCAGGAGTTGGGTCTCCAGGGCGTTCGGGTCCCTCCGCTCGGCTTCCAGGGCCAGGTCGTGCGCTTCCGCGGGGGCTCCTTCTCGCAGGAGCTCGGCCGCCTCGCGCAGGTCCGCCGCCGTTGCCTTGTCGTTGTGCTTCAGGGGCACCAGGAACCGCAGGCGGCCCTCCACGTTCTCCGTGGCCCTCGCGATGGCCAGTTCCTGCTCGGGCATGTCGCGGGGCAGGAACAGGGGAATGACGTGGATGGCGAGCGCCGCCCCGCAGACCCAGATGACGCCCCGGAGACCCTGGTTCCGGCGTCGGCCGCTTCGCTCCTCCGGTTCGTTCGCTGGGTCGCTCATGGGGCGTTTCTAGACGGCCCGGAGGTGTGGGCGCAGCCCCGACGGCAGTTCCAGCTCGCAGCTCCAGCAGAGTTCGAAGTTGGCGGGGTTCTCCTCGCCACAGCGTGGACACGTCACAGAACGGCTGGCGGCTTCCTGGTTGGCCTGGAGCTCCGCGAGGACCTGGCGCCCGGCTTCCAGTTCCTGCGGCCACACCCACAGTTCCACCCAGGCCTCGGTGCTGGGAATCTCTCCGCTCAGCGGGACCAGGGACTCGCCGCGGATGTCGACCGAGAGCCCGGCCAATTCCAGGGCCCCCGCCAGCATCCGTGCCTCTCCAACCGTGCGGTGCACGGAGAACTGCACGCGCTTCATGCTTCTTGTCTGTCAGAACCGGGCCTCCAGGGCAACCGGCCCCGGCTGCTCCCCTGCTGTGCCCCGGGCGACGCGGCCCTCACGGACCGTACGGCCTCCGTCATTCATCGTGACGGAGCTGGTGGGGGAGGACGGCGTGGGCGTGGCGAGGGGCTCGCGCGTGGAGCTCCGCCGACAGCAGGGCGTCCAGCTCCGCGAGCAGGCGATCATACCCGCCTCCCTTCGCGGGCAGCCGCTCGGTGGCGAGCCTCAACCGGGGCGTCTCCTCGTCCTCGAAGGCCAGGGTCACCGCCAGGAGGTCCGGGCTTCCTGCTTGGGGCGCGAGGGCGGCGGGTTCGGGCTCCTGCTGCAGGGGTTCCAGCAACGGGGCCAGGCGACGGATCTCCTCTGGCGTCAGGTCCCGCTCCACCACCGGTTCGCCCTGCTCCAGGACTCGCAGGTGCTTGAGGCCTTCCACTCGCAGCGCCTGCGCCCCGGTGTTCGTCTGGCCACTGCGCTCGTAGGTCACGGTCTTCACGCGCCGCACCTCCCCGGGGTCAAGGAGTAGGCATTCGCATCCTCCCCGGCATCCGGAGGAGACCCTTACGAGCGCTCCCAGGCCGGGGAGGACAGGCCGAGCGACCGGTGCCGGACACTGAGCATCGCCCGCTGGGCCCCTGCGCTTCCCGGGGGCGTCTCCCTACCGTGCCTTCCGTCCGGGCGCCCATGTCCGGACACACGGAGGACGCCGCACGATGAGCAAGCACAAGACCCCGAGCCCGAATGATCAGCGCTCCAACACGAAGAACCCCGAGCGCCCGGAGCACAAGTCCGCCCAGGACAACCGCTCCAACCAGATGAACCCGAACCGTCCTCCGAACGCGCCGTCCCACATGCCCTCGCACGGCGGCGGCACGACGGGCGGGGACGATTCCTCGAAGCGCTGAGTGAAACGGGAGAGGCCGGCCGCGCGTTTGGGCCGGCCCCTCCGGGGGCGTTGTCCTAGCGGACGCGCGGCGAGCACTCGCCTTCGCCGCGG
The DNA window shown above is from Corallococcus exiguus and carries:
- a CDS encoding tetratricopeptide repeat protein codes for the protein MSDPANEPEERSGRRRNQGLRGVIWVCGAALAIHVIPLFLPRDMPEQELAIARATENVEGRLRFLVPLKHNDKATAADLREAAELLREGAPAEAHDLALEAERRDPNALETQLLLARICDRERMSRCVDQSLEKARKLAPADPRPELLRADLSEAKGDVGGATEALSRAYSHTPGDPLIGMRYGRLLSRMGKPEDALKVFTSLEGKVPTARLLVEQGLVLTKNGRSREAVGLLQQAVQKDPKLTEGHFQLGIAWFELGNETAAEEALRQADRLDVSDTRALGTLCTLQVKAGKLEGARQTRTDLERRFPQRMDAIREQCRLP
- a CDS encoding DUF7577 domain-containing protein, with product MKRVQFSVHRTVGEARMLAGALELAGLSVDIRGESLVPLSGEIPSTEAWVELWVWPQELEAGRQVLAELQANQEAASRSVTCPRCGEENPANFELCWSCELELPSGLRPHLRAV